In Pseudomonas alcaliphila JAB1, a single window of DNA contains:
- a CDS encoding glycerophosphodiester phosphodiesterase: protein MSKSLSAWILGVTLLPLSVFASPTPDNVQAAIDWAQQQPSAKQPKTWDTKAPLVIAHRGASGYAPEHTLAAYALAALQGADYIEPDLVMTRDGQLVARHDNELGLTTDVAQRPEFADRKRTQSVDGRSLEGWFSEDFTLAELKTLRAIERIPQQRPGNTRFNGQFEIPTLQEIIDLVKRLEALQQRTLGLYPETKHPTHFQQLDLAMEKPLLAVLERNGYDSADAPVFIQSFEVDNLKTLSKLTPIRLVQLLWIEGQPYDQQVLGSDLGYQQMITPEGLKNIASYAAGIGPEKGMIIPRDAAGNLTAPTSLVRDAHAAGLKVHPYTFRAENAFLPTSLRSGDVPSNRGDIDAELRAFLATGIDGLFIDQPDIAVRLRQQR from the coding sequence GCCAGCCCGACTCCGGATAACGTCCAGGCCGCCATCGACTGGGCCCAGCAGCAACCCAGCGCCAAGCAACCCAAGACCTGGGACACCAAGGCTCCACTGGTGATCGCCCACCGGGGCGCCAGCGGTTACGCGCCCGAGCACACCCTGGCCGCCTACGCGTTGGCGGCCTTGCAAGGCGCCGACTACATCGAGCCCGACCTGGTGATGACGCGCGACGGCCAACTGGTCGCCCGTCACGACAACGAACTGGGATTGACCACCGACGTGGCGCAGCGCCCCGAATTCGCTGACCGCAAACGCACCCAGAGCGTCGACGGGCGCAGCCTGGAAGGCTGGTTCAGTGAGGACTTCACCCTGGCCGAGCTGAAAACCCTGCGCGCCATCGAACGCATCCCGCAGCAGCGGCCGGGCAATACCCGCTTCAATGGCCAGTTCGAGATTCCCACACTGCAGGAGATCATCGATCTGGTGAAACGGCTGGAAGCCCTCCAGCAACGGACCCTGGGTTTGTACCCGGAAACCAAGCACCCCACCCACTTCCAGCAACTCGACCTGGCCATGGAGAAACCACTGCTGGCGGTGCTCGAACGCAACGGCTATGACAGCGCCGACGCGCCCGTTTTCATCCAGTCCTTCGAAGTGGATAACCTCAAGACACTGAGCAAACTGACCCCAATCCGCCTGGTGCAGCTGCTGTGGATAGAGGGCCAACCCTACGATCAGCAGGTACTGGGCAGTGACCTTGGCTATCAACAGATGATCACGCCAGAAGGCCTGAAAAACATCGCGAGCTACGCCGCCGGCATCGGTCCGGAGAAAGGCATGATCATCCCGCGTGATGCCGCCGGTAACCTGACCGCGCCGACCAGCCTGGTACGTGACGCCCATGCTGCCGGGCTCAAGGTGCACCCCTATACCTTCCGCGCCGAGAACGCCTTCCTGCCCACCAGCCTGCGCAGTGGCGACGTACCAAGTAATCGCGGCGACATCGACGCCGAGCTGCGTGCCTTCCTCGCCACCGGCATCGACGGCCTGTTCATCGACCAACCGGACATCGCCGTGCGGTTGCGCCAGCAGCGCTGA
- a CDS encoding DUF2868 domain-containing protein — protein sequence MTAASSPTPFQRLWLSETIRLREEHAGPLEDAEANRLARAEHGDLAERIQHRALHLARRDGQSQALLHWLQGARLAGLLLALLALLSGFGLALAALGDGRQPVNVFWALGSLLGLNLLMLLGWLLGLLLTRDHPGALGRLWLWLSEKLARDASAAQLAPALLLMLQRQCLTRWGLGLMVNGLWTLAMLAALTTLLLLLATRRYGFVWETTILTGDTFIALTQAIGALPALLGFSLPDIDVIRASGDTAIASEAARQSWAGWLVGVVLVYGLLPRLLLALLCLWRWQSGKGALRLDLDLPGYSLLRQRLQPDSERLGVCDLAPAALHQPQGGASIQAGSGALLLGIELDERRPWPPAPLPKGVADAGVIDSREQRRQLLEQLTRFPPERLAIACDPRRSPDRGTLALLGELARCASATRVWLLPPTPGESLDSARLTDWHQALDTLGLTHGDTAPLNWLESGHD from the coding sequence GTGACAGCCGCCTCCTCCCCCACGCCTTTCCAACGCCTCTGGCTCAGCGAGACCATTCGCCTGCGCGAGGAACACGCTGGCCCACTCGAGGACGCCGAAGCCAATCGCCTGGCCCGTGCCGAGCACGGAGACCTGGCCGAGCGCATCCAGCACCGCGCCCTGCACCTGGCCCGTCGTGATGGTCAGTCGCAGGCGCTGCTGCACTGGCTGCAGGGCGCACGCCTGGCCGGTCTGCTGCTGGCGCTGTTGGCCCTGCTCAGCGGCTTCGGTCTGGCTCTGGCCGCGTTGGGTGACGGGCGCCAACCCGTCAATGTGTTCTGGGCGCTGGGCAGCCTGCTCGGGCTCAACCTGCTGATGCTGCTTGGCTGGCTGCTGGGTCTGCTGCTGACCCGAGACCACCCCGGCGCACTTGGCCGCCTGTGGCTGTGGCTTAGCGAGAAGCTGGCGCGCGACGCCAGCGCTGCGCAACTGGCCCCGGCCCTGCTGCTGATGCTGCAACGCCAGTGCCTGACCCGCTGGGGCCTGGGTCTGATGGTCAACGGCTTGTGGACGCTGGCCATGCTCGCGGCATTGACCACCCTACTGTTGCTGCTCGCCACCCGCCGCTACGGTTTCGTCTGGGAAACCACCATTCTCACTGGCGACACCTTCATCGCCCTGACCCAGGCCATCGGCGCCCTGCCCGCGCTGCTCGGCTTCAGCCTGCCGGACATCGACGTCATTCGTGCCAGCGGCGATACCGCCATCGCCAGTGAAGCGGCCCGGCAGAGCTGGGCCGGCTGGCTGGTCGGCGTGGTGCTAGTCTACGGCCTGCTGCCACGCCTGCTGCTGGCGCTGCTGTGCCTGTGGCGCTGGCAATCCGGCAAAGGCGCGCTGCGCCTGGATCTCGACCTACCGGGCTACAGCCTGCTGCGCCAGCGCCTGCAACCGGACAGCGAACGTCTCGGCGTCTGCGACCTGGCGCCAGCAGCTCTGCATCAGCCGCAAGGCGGCGCCAGTATCCAAGCCGGCAGCGGCGCGCTGCTGCTCGGCATCGAACTGGACGAGCGCCGCCCCTGGCCGCCCGCGCCGCTGCCCAAGGGCGTGGCGGATGCCGGGGTGATTGACAGCCGCGAACAGCGCCGCCAGTTGCTCGAACAACTGACCCGCTTCCCGCCCGAACGTCTGGCCATCGCTTGCGACCCGCGCCGCTCACCGGATCGCGGCACCCTGGCGCTGCTCGGCGAACTGGCGCGTTGTGCGAGCGCCACGCGCGTCTGGCTGCTACCGCCGACGCCCGGTGAGAGCCTGGACAGCGCGCGCCTGACGGACTGGCACCAGGCCCTCGACACCCTAGGGCTGACCCACGGTGATACGGCGCCGCTGAACTGGCTGGAGAGCGGACATGACTAG